The following are encoded together in the Glycine soja cultivar W05 chromosome 5, ASM419377v2, whole genome shotgun sequence genome:
- the LOC114411737 gene encoding transcription initiation factor IIE subunit alpha-like, giving the protein MIEPYNKLVKLAARAFYDDLTSKGDNQPKTGRSDNRGIAVVVLDALTRRQWVREEDLAKDLKLHTKQLRRTLRFFEEEKIITRDHRRETAKGAKIYSAAVAATADGQQTAKEGEEKVKLHTHSYCCLDYAQIYDVIRYRLHRMKHKLKDELENKNTLQEYICPNCGKRYNALDALRLVSFEDEDFHCESCNGRLEVESDKIAAQERGDGDDNARRRRREKLKDMLQKMEVQLKPLMDQLSRVKDLPVPEFGSLQAWEARASAAVRAANGDINAGDSKISQPGYNGVPYSGDTKVVVDFNTEGKGEGVKSETDSTSLKVLPPWMITSGMNLTKEQRGEVKQETKMDGTSTSTAAQYTDDKKSTIGHDNNQNIQDEYIKAYYAALLKQQHELEEAAKKQLSNTLAAANPSSSTSIRQVGMKSKREEDDDDTEWEEAPIAGNGNGGYTVDLNVEAEEVAAEDDDDDDDVDWEEG; this is encoded by the exons GCTGGTTAAACTAGCGGCGAGGGCTTTTTACGATGATCTTACCAGCAAAGGAGATAATCAGCCCAAAACGGGAAGGAGTGATAACAGGGGAATAGCTGTGGTGGTTCTTGACGCGCTCACGAG ACGACAATGGGTTAGAGAAGAAGACTTGGCAAAGGACCTCAAATTACATACAAAACAACTTCGTCGAACTCTGAGgttttttgaagaagaaaagatcATTACTCGGGATCATAGGAGAGAG ACAGCCAAAGGTGCAAAAATTTATAGTGCTGCTGTAGCTGCTACAGCTGATGGTCAACAGACAGCAAAAGAGGGAGAAGAAAAGGTCAAGCTGCACACACACTCTTACTGTTGTCTAGATTATGCACAG ATATACGATGTGATTAGGTACAGACTACATCGCATGAAGCATAAGCTGAAAGATGAGTTGGagaacaaaaacacacttcaggAATACATATGTCCAAACTGTGGAAAAAG ATATAATGCTTTGGATGCTCTGCGGTTAGTGTCATTTGAAGATGAGGACTTCCATTGTGAAAGTTGTAATGGAAGACTAGAGGTTGAAAGTGATAAGATAGCTGCTCAAGAAAGGGGAGATGGAGATGATAATGCAAGAAGACGACGGCGCGAAAAGTTAAAGGACATGCTTCAAAAGATGGAG GTACAGCTCAAGCCTTTAATGGACCAACTCAGTCGGGTAAAAGACTTGCCTGTCCCTGAATTTGGCAGTCTTCAAGCATGGGAAGCTAGAGCTAGTGCTGCTGTCCGTGCAGCTAATGGAGATATCAATGCTGGTGATTCTAAAATTTCGCAGCCAGGATATAATGGAGTGCCTTACAGTGGAGACACTAAG GTTGTAGTTGACTTCAATACTGAAGGCAAAGGAGAGGGTGTTAAGTCTGAAACTGACAGTACATCTTTAAAGGTTTTGCCTCCATGGATGATTACATCAGGTATGAATCTTACAAAGGAACAACGTGGAGAGGTGAAGCAAGAAACAAAGATGGATGGGACTTCAACTTCCACAGCAGCACAGTACACAGATGACAAGAAGTCAACAATTGGACATGACAACAATCAAAATATACAG GATGAGTATATTAAGGCTTATTATGCTGCTTTACTTAAACAACAACACGAATTGGAAGAAGCTGCAAAAAAACAATTGTCAAATACACTTGCTGCTGCTAATCCTTCTAGCAGTACTTCCATTCGCCAGGTTGGCATGAAATCAAAACGTGAGGAAGACGATGATGATACTGAATGGGAGGAGGCTCCAATTGCAG GCAATGGAAATGGAGGTTACACGGTTgatttgaatgttgaagctgagGAAGTTGCAGCAGAAGATGATGACGACGATGACGACGTTGACTGGGAGGAAGGTTGA
- the LOC114411738 gene encoding protein FON2 SPARE1-like, producing the protein MAMIIRFQHLLSFILWLFLFLVLFHGWFGSKSNNDKAIISNNQLQFSLSRNRRILAAGRGFDFTPFLRRHRHRHRHHHHHHQHHHHRSGVPESKETEIDPRYGVEKRLVPTGPNPLHH; encoded by the coding sequence ATGGCCATGATCATCAGATTCCAACATCTACTAAGCTTCATTCTTTGGCTCTTCCTCTTCTTGGTACTCTTTCATGGCTGGTTTGGTTCCAAATCCAACAATGATAAGGCCATCATAAGCAACAACCAACTTCAGTTCTCTCTGTCTAGAAATAGAAGAATCTTAGCAGCTGGCCGAGGATTTGACTTCACCCCATTTCTCCGCCGCCACCGCCACCGCCACCgccaccaccatcatcatcatcagcaTCACCACCACCGGAGTGGCGTGCCGGAGTCAAAGGAGACCGAGATTGATCCACGCTATGGTGTTGAGAAACGCCTTGTTCCAACTGGTCCAAACCCATTGCACCATTAA